A window of Benincasa hispida cultivar B227 chromosome 9, ASM972705v1, whole genome shotgun sequence genomic DNA:
TAGGTGTTTGTTTTTATGGAAGACCTTCTAGTTCACCTTCAGTATATTGTTTAGCCAATATCTTATAGTGACACTCGCAAATAAATCCTGCTATATTTCATGGCATCATGtatttcctttttatctttttttgttCTAACAGACACATTACTGTCTAATTCTCATTTGCAGGTTAACCCTGCGGATGTTATTATTTTGGAAGGAATTCTTGTTTTCCATGACCCTCGCGTTCGAGAACTGATGAATATGAAGATATTTGTTGATACAGGTCTCTATGCTCCGTCCTTACTTTCGAATGTGCCGTTTCTATTTTTCTAAGAAATGGCTTTTTGCTTTTAGCTTTTGAGACTTTTTGATATGAAATCAGGTCATAGAGTTCCTTTGGCTTTGTCTCTACTTATGAATGGTGGTGTTGCTATTATTCTATgtattaaatttattagctcTATAGAGTCTAGACTACTAGATTTGTAATGAAGTCCATCTATGAAGcatagatacttcatgtgaggcaaagaatctgtatcagacacgtatcggataccgatacttcccagatacgtatctgacacgcgatttgacgtatctatttctacgcatactattttttaaagaaaaaagataaacaaCTCATCTagtctttcccaatctaaaactaggcaaccaatttaaaaaactcactatttgagtccaaaactaaaagggggaaaaaaaaataacggacTGAACCCTAgtctagaatcatctaatctccaaaTTCACATTTGAGTCTCCACAAAGTCCacaaaaaatataaaccatttggatatcttcaacaattcaatgaagttcttcgtttatctttaTACTTCtcactctaatcttcttcttcttcttctttgcaatatgagtcacttttctattacattttattaactattgtacttcaacatcttagatgttgctttttttgtattgtatttaagTGTGTGTATtgtattttgtgctattgttattaacttgatgctaaatttatctatatcctagatttttctaaagaaaaataaatgtatcTTCAAAgtatcagtatcctcattttctagaaatatatatattaaaaagatatataaaaaAGTGACGCATCTTTAGACGTTTCCATatattagttttttagaaattgacgaatcaccgtatccgatcgtatccgtatcatgTAGCCATATCTGTGTCTATGTTTCATAGAAGTCCATCTTTCTCTCTATATGTCTGTTCTTTTCCTCTGTGGGATATGTATTTGGGTGGAGATGGTGGCTGGGAGAAAAATATCTCCATTCTCATTAACATTGAAGCAATAAAGGGTTCACTTAGTTAATGGATTTAGTTTCAGAGAATGAgtagaaaatataataatttttttcattgttttctaattctattttcttttttataaattattgtgtttatatttctttaattaaatgaatgTGATAAAGCAATAACTtagaataatatataaattatttctgaatataatttaaaattttaaaatatacaaatagtTCTAACTAAATGCCCGAATGGAATTTGAgttgttgttttatttatttattttttttaaagttataaATTCTGCAACCAACATAGTTTTCAAACTCTTCAGTTTCCTTTCAATGCAATATCCAAAATTTGGGGAAATGTCGAACCTACTAAGTTGAATAATTGCTTCACATTTTATACTTTTCAGTGCAGATGCTGATGTTCGTTTGGCGAGAAGGATAAGGCGTGATACTGTGGAGAAGGCTAGAGACATAGCTGCAGTACTTGATCAGGTCAGTAGTTTGTACCATCAAATATTCACTACAGTTTAGTACTATACCgagttattttttattcataattagAGTGTTTCTTTCAGTAATAGTGGTTATTTTAGGGGACGTTTGGGGCAAGGACTatctaagactataataaccacctcttgttacagtaaatactattttgtggTCCTCAATTAGCTACAGCcaacactatttcaaattcCATTTGCTACagcttttactattttacatatcattttttaattatttgctATAGTATTTgctatttccttctcaaactaaaatagtttacaccttaaacacatactattttaacccaaactaaaataatctacatcctaatcacaaactattataacccaactataataatctaGGATTATAATAACAAACCCCTTGCTGCAAATGCTTTACTCACTAGATTTTTCTTCACATCCAAATAATAAATACATCGAAGTTAATCTACAATGTTGGATTGATCCCAGTTACCTGATTATTTCCACTCATTTGACTTTCACTGTAATGTGACTTTAgaaatgaatgtttttttttttttaaattgtcagttttttgctttttttggTCTTTTAATAGATCATGCTTTGTTTTTCcttgtcttttttttctttctaaaatttattattattatttttatgttttataattttttctttaataataatGTTTTTGCTGTCCTGTTGATGCAGTATTCAAAATTTGTGAAGCCTGCTTTTGATGACTTCATACTTCCTACAAAGAAGTATGCTGATATCATCATTCCCAGAGGAGGTGATAATCATGTAGCCATTGATTTGATTGTACAACATATTCGCACAAAGCTTGGACAGCATGATCTTTGTAAAATATACCCTAATTTATATGTCATCCAGTCAACCTTTCAGGTATATAATCCTTCTGCTGTGTTTTGTGCTATTTAGAATGCTCAAcgtaatttaaatatatactttttgcatttcttattatttttttgttgggtATTAACATCTTCCTTTTTTCTATCTTCCAGATAAGAGGTATGCATACATTAATTCGAGATGCTAAAACTACAAAGCATGATTTTGTGTTTTATGCTGATCGATTGATTCGACTGGTAATTTCTGTGCCTGTAGAAACCTTTACTCTATCAGTGGTCAACTTTCCTTAAGGGCATTGTCCAAGAAGTTTCTGTTTGGTTTTTATTAGTTGTCATAACTTCCTGACCCTTGATTTAGGTTGTTGAGCATGGTCTGGGACATTTACCATTCACAGAAAAGCAGGTGACCTCTCCAACTGGTAAGCCAGTTAACATGTTCTATCTATGTATTTATATCATTAAGGCTTCTGGTATTAAACACCCATTTATCAATCAGTTGAAGGACGGGAATCTATATGCATTTAGTttctgttctttttttttttttttttgcaatttctAAACTTTATGCCTTTTCTGTCAAATTTAaatgcattttgattttttaattttttttttttaaataatcataTCTGAAGGATTTGCGTTACTGCTCTCCGGCATCCATCCTTTTGTTACTTCCGACATTTCTTTGCagtgaaagaaagaaaacgtTAATCTTTAAGCTTCATTCTTAATTTTTATTGCATGTTTTTCTTCTCTGCTTGAACGTCAGTATTTGAGTTGGGACCAACAAATTATACTTTTGTTAAAGGGATTTATCTCATCAGGTCATATAAATAACCAAATCCTTACTTTACCCAGAAATCATAGTCGattaagggtgtgtttggaatacattttcaagtgtttaatttaaaaaataagtcattttggaagtAATGAGTGTCtggcaaccactcaaaatagcttttcaagtgtatcttaatcagttttttttatcaaaagtgtttaaataaaaaatgagttttttgaaaaacatatttttctcaagtcaatccatGTGAGCCCTAAGCTGTGTGTAGATATCCCTTAGTTTGTAACTTTCTCATCAAGACATGCATCGAACTCAAAGACGATGCAACATGCTTAGTAACTCAACTGTCTTCATAAGGGTCTGTTCTCTTTATGAGACTgcatcttttttatttatacatTCGTGGAATTGCTAAAATCTCAACTTTTTGGTGTGGACACAGGATCTGTATATAGTGGTGTTGATTTCTGCAAGAGGTTATGTGGTGTCTCTGTCATCAGGAGGTTAGACGTACATCCCAATTGTTTTTGCTGCTTACTTTTTCTTCTATTATTTTGTTACCAAGATGTTAGTTTCATTCCTTCAAATGGGTGTCTCAAATTTGTGTAGGTAATGTGTTTTTCTCTTGATCCTTATCAGTAACATTGTTGAGTATTTTAAACTGATTTCAGTGGTGAGAGTATGGAAAATGCTCTGCGGGCATGTTGTAAAGGGATAAAAATTGGAAAGATTCTCATTCATAGGGAGGGTGATAATGGTCAACAGGTATGCTCTTGCTATGGTGTCTCAGTTTGTTGCATTCCCAAGGAAGaatataagcatgcaattcgCTCACATAAATTGACATGGTTTTTGTGTTGTATGCTTTGTGCAGTTAATTTATGAAAAACTACCCTCGGATATCTCCAACAGGCATGTATTACTATTGGATCCCATCCTAGGCACAGGTTAGCTGTTCTGTGATATTAGCTCATACTCTATACATTTTACAATTTATTCTTCCTGCCTCCGCTCACTCAAATTTCTGATTTTAAGCTTTAGCGAGGCTATTGAATATTGATTACTCTCATGAGATCAGTGACATGAACTAGGCTGATTGTGAGGACTAGGAGCAAAAATTGGAATTATTTCCTACGTAATAAATCACAGTTACTTATTCTGATAGTCTTGACCATTTTTCAGGAAACTCGGCAGTGCAAGCTATTTCTTTGCTCATAAGTAAGGGTGTTCCAGAGCCTAATATTATATTTCTCAATCTCATATCAGTAagtttaaaagtgtttttaaaattcttttctaCAGAAGAGCATGTTATTCTCTGTCTTCTTATTGAAATGTCACTTTCTTCCTCACTCTAGGCACCTCAAGGCTTACATGTGGTGTGTAAACGTTTCCCAAGAATAAAGATTGTGACATCTGAAATTGAGATCGGTCTGAATGGAGATTTTCGTGTGGTGCCTGGTATGGGTGAGTTTGGGGACCGGTATTTTGGA
This region includes:
- the LOC120085106 gene encoding uridine kinase-like protein 3, which codes for MRFKILGMGSASAVDLIEASSGVHFSGLLMDRKQQNGHTRSLMSETEKFHKQPFVIGVAGGAASGKTTVCDMIIHQLHDQRVVLVNQDSFYHNLTPEELTQVHEYNFDHPDAFDTEELLSSMDKLRHGEPVDIPKYDFKSYKNNVFPPRRVNPADVIILEGILVFHDPRVRELMNMKIFVDTDADVRLARRIRRDTVEKARDIAAVLDQYSKFVKPAFDDFILPTKKYADIIIPRGGDNHVAIDLIVQHIRTKLGQHDLCKIYPNLYVIQSTFQIRGMHTLIRDAKTTKHDFVFYADRLIRLVVEHGLGHLPFTEKQVTSPTGSVYSGVDFCKRLCGVSVIRSGESMENALRACCKGIKIGKILIHREGDNGQQLIYEKLPSDISNRHVLLLDPILGTGNSAVQAISLLISKGVPEPNIIFLNLISAPQGLHVVCKRFPRIKIVTSEIEIGLNGDFRVVPGMGEFGDRYFGTDDEDQVRPLHSSCSLK